One Proteinivorax tanatarense DNA segment encodes these proteins:
- a CDS encoding MATE family efflux transporter, whose protein sequence is MSANTIAGKRDLTVGSIPKKIINLSLPIMGGMFLQTIFNFVDTLFVSRLGDNAVGAVGMNLPLLFVLIAVGNAVAVGASSYIARSIGAEDYDSASKTASQAITLAIILGIVTTVFGVIFAPKILSMLGASGEQFSMSVEYTRIIFWGNLIFFLFLALDGILRGEGDMKTSMMKQVVAVGFNIILDPILIFGVGPIPAMGVGGAALATVLSRFLGLVFLVWHFYTGKSTIKFNMTKLIYDSKIVREIMKVGLPASASQAMMSLTLFVFYYLANDFGEEAVTALSLGFRIDSLAILPGMAIGISTVTMIGQNFGAGKFERVRKSYWTAQIMAVGFMASVGIIIFSFPGFFIRIFSDNPKVIEYTTSYLRILPVFYPFLASGFISAHAFQGLGKAVPGLVIGLIRVVFVGVPLSFLLTRHTDLGPTGIWLSLGLSDFTFCTVGMLWYKSTFKNIQYTQPQIKKTA, encoded by the coding sequence ATGTCCGCAAATACAATTGCTGGAAAACGTGACCTTACCGTTGGCAGCATACCTAAAAAAATAATAAACCTATCACTACCGATTATGGGTGGTATGTTTCTGCAAACAATATTTAATTTTGTAGACACCCTTTTTGTCAGTAGGCTAGGAGACAATGCCGTTGGTGCTGTAGGTATGAATTTACCTCTTTTATTTGTACTAATAGCTGTAGGCAATGCAGTGGCCGTAGGAGCCAGCTCATATATAGCTAGAAGCATAGGAGCTGAAGATTATGATAGCGCTTCAAAAACAGCATCCCAGGCAATTACTTTGGCCATCATTTTAGGAATTGTAACTACTGTTTTTGGAGTTATTTTCGCCCCTAAGATATTATCTATGCTAGGAGCTTCCGGCGAGCAGTTTTCTATGTCGGTGGAATATACCAGAATTATCTTTTGGGGTAACCTAATATTCTTCTTATTCTTAGCTTTAGACGGTATACTCCGCGGCGAAGGTGACATGAAAACGTCTATGATGAAACAAGTAGTAGCCGTCGGGTTTAATATAATTTTAGACCCCATACTGATATTTGGCGTGGGGCCAATCCCAGCAATGGGGGTTGGAGGAGCTGCTTTAGCCACAGTGCTAAGTAGATTTTTAGGTTTGGTATTTTTGGTATGGCATTTTTACACCGGCAAGTCCACCATTAAATTCAACATGACCAAACTAATATACGACAGCAAAATTGTACGGGAAATTATGAAGGTAGGATTACCTGCTTCAGCATCCCAAGCAATGATGTCGCTGACACTTTTTGTATTTTACTATTTAGCAAATGACTTTGGTGAAGAGGCAGTAACTGCACTGAGTTTGGGTTTTAGAATAGATTCGCTAGCAATCCTACCGGGTATGGCAATAGGAATTAGCACAGTTACCATGATAGGGCAAAACTTTGGTGCAGGGAAATTTGAGCGAGTCAGAAAATCATATTGGACAGCACAAATTATGGCGGTAGGGTTTATGGCGTCTGTCGGTATAATAATTTTTTCCTTCCCAGGCTTTTTTATTAGAATATTCTCCGATAACCCAAAGGTAATAGAATATACCACAAGCTACTTAAGGATATTACCGGTATTTTATCCATTTTTAGCAAGTGGATTTATATCAGCCCATGCATTCCAAGGTCTAGGCAAGGCTGTGCCAGGCTTAGTAATTGGGCTTATAAGGGTGGTTTTTGTGGGAGTCCCCCTATCGTTTTTATTAACAAGACATACAGACCTTGGCCCAACTGGAATATGGCTATCCCTAGGACTATCAGACTTCACCTTCTGCACAGTAGGAATGCTATGGTACAAATCAACCTTTAAAAACATACAATACACCCAACCACAGATTAAAAAAACAGCTTAA
- the aroQ gene encoding type II 3-dehydroquinate dehydratase: MRFLVIHGPNLNMLEKRPQEIYGKKSLEEINNIIKDWCIKNNIQVDIIQSNYEGEIIDYLHKFQSYNGIIINPGAYTHYSYAIADAVELVTVPVIEVHLSDIKSREDFRRKSVIANHCYKQISGFGYQSYILALQAIIHKIEEVDSMSYYRTAELKKAMKEKDLDSMLITQPQNRQYITGFTGSSGYVLLTQQKDYFFTDFRYVEQAKEQIENFEIIKHGFQPLEEIFEYIKNADVNKIGFEEQFSTYHVYQRYKETFKGVELVPSGPLVEEIRKVKDKTEIEKMEKSIDIAVSAFEHILGFLKPGIKEIDVALELEFFMRKKGASGLAFDTIVASGHRSALPHGIASDKVLEQGDFVKMDFGCVFNGYCSDISRTVVLGKATDKQKKIYDTALKAQLAAIENIKSGVSGKKADDFARHIITEAGYGDKFGHGLGHGIGMVVHENPRVSPNSEDILKTGNVVTVEPGIYIPEYGGVRIEDMLVITEDGNKNLTKATKEFIEIT; the protein is encoded by the coding sequence ATGAGATTTTTAGTTATTCACGGCCCAAATCTTAACATGTTAGAAAAACGACCCCAGGAAATTTACGGAAAAAAGTCCCTTGAGGAAATAAACAACATTATAAAAGATTGGTGCATAAAAAATAATATTCAGGTTGATATAATACAATCAAATTATGAGGGAGAAATAATTGATTATTTGCATAAGTTTCAGAGTTATAACGGAATTATCATAAATCCTGGTGCTTATACCCACTATTCTTATGCCATAGCCGATGCGGTGGAGCTGGTCACTGTCCCTGTTATAGAAGTTCACCTATCAGATATTAAAAGTCGTGAAGACTTTAGGCGTAAATCTGTAATTGCTAATCACTGCTATAAACAAATTTCAGGGTTTGGATATCAAAGTTATATTTTGGCTTTGCAAGCAATTATTCATAAAATTGAGGAGGTAGATTCCATGTCTTACTATAGAACTGCGGAACTTAAAAAAGCTATGAAAGAAAAAGATTTAGATTCCATGTTAATAACCCAGCCACAAAATCGTCAATACATAACTGGCTTTACTGGCAGTAGTGGCTATGTTTTGCTTACCCAGCAAAAAGACTACTTTTTTACAGACTTTAGGTATGTAGAGCAGGCTAAAGAGCAAATTGAAAACTTTGAAATCATCAAACATGGTTTTCAGCCATTAGAAGAAATTTTTGAGTATATAAAAAATGCTGATGTCAACAAAATTGGGTTTGAGGAGCAATTTTCTACCTACCATGTGTATCAAAGGTATAAAGAGACTTTTAAAGGTGTTGAATTAGTTCCCTCTGGTCCTTTAGTTGAAGAAATAAGGAAAGTTAAGGATAAGACAGAAATTGAAAAAATGGAAAAATCTATAGATATTGCTGTATCTGCTTTTGAGCATATTCTAGGGTTTTTAAAGCCGGGAATTAAAGAAATTGACGTGGCTTTAGAACTAGAGTTTTTTATGAGGAAAAAAGGAGCTAGTGGCTTAGCTTTTGACACAATAGTTGCATCGGGTCATAGGTCAGCACTACCCCACGGCATAGCTTCTGATAAAGTTTTGGAGCAAGGTGATTTTGTAAAAATGGACTTTGGTTGCGTCTTTAATGGATACTGTTCAGATATAAGTAGAACAGTGGTGTTAGGCAAAGCAACCGATAAACAAAAGAAAATTTATGATACAGCTCTTAAAGCTCAGCTAGCAGCTATAGAAAATATTAAATCAGGAGTAAGTGGAAAAAAAGCAGATGACTTCGCAAGGCATATCATTACTGAAGCTGGTTATGGTGATAAGTTTGGGCATGGACTTGGACATGGAATTGGAATGGTAGTGCACGAAAATCCTAGAGTATCTCCAAATAGCGAAGATATCTTAAAAACAGGTAATGTAGTTACAGTAGAGCCGGGTATTTATATACCTGAGTATGGCGGAGTTAGAATTGAAGATATGCTGGTTATCACTGAAGATGGGAATAAAAACTTAACAAAAGCTACAAAAGAATTTATAGAAATAACTTAA
- the efp gene encoding elongation factor P, whose product MISPNDFKTGLTIEYEGSIYTVVDFQHVKPGKGAAFVRTKLKNVETGAIMEKTFNPKEKVGKAHIERTEMQFLYASDEDYIFMDTQTYEQLTLSKDYLGDATKYLIENMNITVLIYKDKPIGVDLPNFVILEVRETEPGIKGDTASGGSKPATMQTGLIVNVPFFVNEGDKLKIDTRTGAYIERA is encoded by the coding sequence ATGATTTCACCAAACGACTTTAAAACAGGACTGACAATAGAGTATGAAGGATCAATATATACAGTTGTAGATTTTCAGCATGTTAAGCCAGGAAAGGGGGCAGCATTTGTAAGAACAAAACTAAAGAATGTTGAAACTGGTGCTATAATGGAAAAAACGTTTAATCCTAAAGAAAAAGTAGGAAAAGCACATATCGAGCGTACTGAGATGCAGTTCTTATATGCTTCCGATGAAGACTATATTTTCATGGATACCCAAACCTACGAACAATTAACTTTATCTAAGGATTACCTAGGTGATGCAACAAAATATTTAATTGAAAATATGAACATAACAGTGCTAATTTATAAAGATAAACCTATAGGTGTTGATTTACCCAATTTCGTAATTTTAGAGGTGAGGGAGACAGAACCAGGGATTAAAGGTGATACTGCTTCAGGAGGTTCTAAACCTGCTACTATGCAAACTGGCTTGATAGTTAATGTCCCATTTTTCGTAAACGAAGGTGATAAATTAAAAATTGATACTAGAACTGGGGCATATATAGAAAGAGCTTAA
- a CDS encoding CD1247 N-terminal domain-containing protein: protein MTDLKEKIAYIKGLAEGMKLDHSSNEGKILEKVLDVLGDMSEDIEDLYIGQGELEEYVEAVDHDLAELEADFIGADEIYEDELVDDYDGEGIDQVSEYELTEDDIEVECPSCGEAFHVDEDELADEDLEILCPGCQDVVFATSNEEEVEV, encoded by the coding sequence ATGACTGACTTAAAAGAAAAAATAGCATATATTAAAGGTTTGGCGGAAGGAATGAAGTTGGATCATAGTTCCAATGAAGGGAAAATACTAGAAAAGGTTTTAGATGTACTAGGGGATATGTCTGAAGATATTGAGGACTTATATATAGGTCAAGGAGAGCTTGAAGAATATGTAGAAGCTGTTGACCATGATTTAGCAGAGCTTGAAGCTGACTTTATCGGTGCAGACGAGATTTATGAAGACGAATTGGTTGATGATTATGATGGAGAAGGAATAGACCAAGTTTCAGAATATGAATTAACCGAAGATGATATAGAAGTAGAATGTCCTAGTTGTGGAGAAGCTTTTCACGTTGATGAAGATGAACTGGCCGATGAAGATTTAGAAATACTTTGTCCAGGATGCCAAGATGTGGTATTTGCAACATCAAATGAAGAAGAGGTAGAAGTATAA
- a CDS encoding TraB/GumN family protein, whose protein sequence is MNKNLVRTLTLITILSLLLLVSCIPEEASKGLFYEIESKNTTMYLFGSVHVGKEEMYPLDSEVEKAFEQAQVLGMELNPKELDERDIAEQVLYYAKFHDGTLATDLIDDEKFYKASDITGVQPEVLNQFKPWYISMTLSNIAVDEAGYSSNYGVEEYFINKGQDKEIIGLETVVDQIATYELLSEESQVIYFEETLENIKNTKDQMDELITFWRQGNSDAFTEMREKALEQAPTPSLEMHHRAMLDERDKKMAETLHQILEEDSGQNYFIVVGSMHLVGENSIVDHLSQKGYKVNEIY, encoded by the coding sequence TTGAATAAAAATTTGGTTAGAACTCTGACTTTAATAACAATTTTATCTTTACTTTTACTGGTTTCATGTATTCCAGAAGAAGCATCTAAAGGTTTATTCTATGAAATAGAATCTAAAAATACAACTATGTACTTATTTGGCTCAGTTCACGTAGGAAAAGAAGAAATGTATCCTTTAGATAGTGAAGTGGAAAAAGCTTTTGAACAAGCACAAGTTCTAGGTATGGAACTAAATCCTAAGGAACTAGATGAAAGGGATATTGCAGAGCAAGTTTTGTACTATGCCAAATTTCATGATGGCACCTTAGCAACAGATCTCATTGATGATGAGAAATTTTACAAAGCTTCAGATATAACTGGTGTTCAACCTGAGGTTTTGAATCAATTTAAGCCATGGTACATAAGTATGACTTTATCAAATATCGCAGTAGATGAAGCAGGGTATTCTTCCAACTATGGAGTAGAAGAATATTTCATCAATAAAGGGCAAGATAAAGAAATTATAGGACTAGAAACGGTGGTAGATCAAATAGCTACTTACGAGCTTTTATCTGAAGAATCCCAGGTAATCTATTTTGAAGAAACCCTTGAGAATATAAAAAATACAAAAGATCAGATGGATGAACTTATAACCTTTTGGCGTCAAGGAAATAGCGATGCCTTTACAGAAATGCGAGAAAAAGCATTAGAGCAAGCTCCAACCCCTTCATTAGAAATGCATCACCGAGCTATGTTAGATGAAAGAGATAAAAAAATGGCAGAAACTCTGCACCAAATTCTAGAAGAAGATAGCGGTCAAAACTATTTTATCGTAGTGGGGTCCATGCACCTAGTAGGTGAAAATAGTATAGTTGACCATTTGAGCCAAAAAGGATATAAAGTAAATGAAATTTATTAA
- the carB gene encoding carbamoyl-phosphate synthase large subunit, translated as MPLNKTLKKVMVIGSGPIIIGQAAEFDYAGTQACLALKEEGIEVVLVNNNPATIMTDPGIADHIYMEPLTTDFIKKVIRKEKPDGLLPTLGGQVGLNLAVELAEEGFLQAEDVRLLGTSVEAIQKAEDRDLFNQLLNSIGEPIAKSEVVGSVDDAVSFAESVGYPLIIRPAYTMGGTGGGIASNKDELCEITRMGLKSSRVNEVLVEKSVAGWKEIEFEVMRDANDTCIAICDMENVDPVGIHTGDSIVAAPNQTLTKEEYEMLRSSSLKIISALGVEGGCNVQFALDPNSMDYIVIEVNPRVSRSSALASKATGFPIARISSKIAVGLHLDEIPNPITGFGHAAMEPSLDYVVIKIPRWPFDKFGLADRTLGTQMKATGEIMSLDRSFEGALMKGVRSLELTRNSLVMEDILKLSEDEIIEQIALKDDNRIFYIATALAKGVKPARINELTGMDMFFLSKILSIVQIENQLKKKSITTLSDDLLIKAKQINIPDAQIAVLLGVSEQDVRNYRKEKSILPAYHMVDTCSGDAKALAPYFYGSYEGTNKVSPSSRRKVLILGSGPIRIGQGVEFDYCTVHSIWALKKMGIESIVINNNPETVSTDFNTSDRLYFDPLTLEDVLNVIEIEQPEGVIVQFGGQTAINLAKGLEAEGVNVIGTSVDSIDAAEDRDRCNKLVEELGIPMPLGKTARSEKEALTLAGELGFPLVVRPSYVIGGRDMEILNSFEELEEYITNATMISAKHPVLLDKYLQGMEVEIDAISDGTEILVPGIMEHVERAGVHSGDSIAVTPPINLNNHMKQTVLGYTKRLAKALKIKGMINLQFVIQNNCVYLIEVNPRSSRTVPFLSKVTKTPMVQIATEAAMGKTLWEQGVRCDFMPRSDMYAVKVPVFSFSKLIEVETSLGPEMKSTGETIGLDESYPKALYKGLVSSGLAIPADGNILVTIADKDKDEAIPVIRELWELGYSIFATEGTANALKRAGVLVTQVSKINEKSPNLLDLIQQEKIHLVINTPAKGKQPKRDGFRIRRAAVESGVHCVTSMDTARAVLEVLKTISYKLTNL; from the coding sequence ATGCCACTGAATAAAACACTTAAGAAAGTTATGGTTATAGGGTCTGGCCCTATTATTATCGGTCAAGCTGCTGAGTTTGACTATGCAGGCACTCAGGCTTGCCTTGCTCTAAAGGAAGAAGGTATCGAGGTGGTTTTGGTAAATAACAACCCAGCAACAATAATGACCGACCCAGGTATCGCAGATCATATTTATATGGAGCCGTTGACTACAGACTTTATTAAAAAGGTTATCCGCAAGGAAAAGCCTGATGGTCTCCTTCCTACCTTGGGCGGTCAGGTAGGTCTAAATCTAGCAGTGGAACTTGCAGAGGAAGGTTTTTTGCAAGCTGAGGATGTAAGGCTTTTGGGGACATCAGTTGAGGCTATCCAAAAGGCAGAAGATCGAGATCTATTTAACCAGTTGCTAAATAGTATCGGCGAGCCCATTGCCAAAAGTGAGGTTGTGGGGTCGGTAGATGATGCGGTTTCTTTTGCTGAGTCTGTTGGTTACCCATTAATTATCCGCCCAGCTTATACCATGGGTGGTACCGGCGGTGGCATTGCATCTAACAAAGACGAGCTTTGCGAAATTACCCGTATGGGTCTAAAAAGCAGTCGAGTTAACGAGGTTTTGGTGGAGAAAAGTGTGGCTGGTTGGAAGGAAATTGAGTTTGAAGTTATGCGTGATGCCAATGATACTTGCATAGCTATATGTGATATGGAAAATGTAGACCCTGTTGGCATTCATACTGGCGACAGTATTGTTGCTGCTCCTAATCAGACTTTAACAAAAGAAGAATATGAAATGTTACGCTCCTCCTCCCTAAAGATTATCAGCGCCCTTGGTGTGGAAGGTGGGTGTAATGTTCAGTTTGCTTTAGATCCTAATAGCATGGACTATATTGTCATTGAGGTTAACCCTAGAGTTAGCCGTTCTAGCGCCTTAGCTTCTAAAGCTACAGGATTTCCCATCGCTCGAATATCTTCTAAAATAGCTGTTGGACTTCATTTAGATGAAATACCAAACCCTATTACCGGCTTTGGCCATGCAGCTATGGAGCCTAGCTTGGATTATGTGGTTATTAAAATACCTCGCTGGCCTTTTGATAAGTTTGGGTTAGCCGATCGAACCTTGGGAACTCAAATGAAAGCTACAGGAGAAATTATGTCTTTAGATAGAAGTTTTGAAGGTGCGCTGATGAAGGGTGTGCGCTCGTTGGAGCTAACCCGAAACAGCCTAGTTATGGAAGATATTCTAAAGCTATCAGAAGATGAAATCATAGAGCAAATTGCGCTTAAAGACGACAATCGAATTTTTTATATAGCTACCGCTTTAGCTAAAGGAGTAAAGCCTGCTAGAATCAATGAGTTAACTGGTATGGATATGTTCTTTCTATCAAAAATATTATCTATCGTGCAAATTGAAAATCAGTTAAAGAAAAAGAGCATTACTACTTTGTCCGATGATTTACTTATAAAAGCAAAACAGATAAACATTCCAGATGCTCAAATAGCGGTTTTGTTAGGCGTAAGTGAGCAGGACGTTCGAAATTATAGAAAAGAAAAATCAATTCTGCCGGCCTATCATATGGTGGATACATGTTCAGGAGATGCTAAGGCGTTGGCCCCTTATTTTTATGGAAGTTATGAGGGAACAAATAAGGTAAGTCCCTCTAGCAGAAGAAAAGTGTTGATACTAGGTTCTGGCCCTATACGTATAGGACAGGGAGTAGAATTTGACTATTGTACAGTCCATTCTATATGGGCTTTGAAGAAAATGGGAATTGAGTCTATTGTGATTAACAACAACCCCGAAACTGTTAGTACAGACTTTAACACTTCTGACCGTTTGTATTTTGACCCCCTAACTTTGGAGGATGTATTAAATGTCATAGAAATAGAGCAGCCCGAAGGAGTCATTGTTCAGTTTGGTGGCCAAACTGCCATAAACCTTGCCAAGGGTTTAGAAGCTGAGGGTGTAAACGTTATAGGAACTTCCGTAGATAGCATCGATGCTGCTGAGGATAGAGACAGGTGCAATAAACTAGTTGAAGAGCTGGGGATTCCCATGCCACTAGGCAAAACTGCCCGCTCAGAAAAAGAAGCCTTGACGTTAGCAGGTGAGCTTGGATTTCCTTTGGTTGTACGCCCCTCTTATGTAATAGGAGGACGGGATATGGAGATTCTCAACTCCTTCGAGGAGTTAGAAGAGTATATCACAAATGCCACTATGATTTCAGCTAAACACCCCGTACTATTAGATAAATACTTGCAGGGGATGGAGGTTGAAATTGATGCGATTTCCGATGGAACTGAAATATTAGTTCCTGGGATTATGGAGCATGTTGAACGGGCTGGAGTTCATTCCGGAGATAGTATTGCAGTTACTCCCCCTATAAATCTAAATAACCATATGAAGCAAACGGTGTTAGGTTATACCAAGAGGTTAGCAAAAGCTCTAAAAATAAAAGGTATGATTAACCTTCAGTTCGTCATCCAGAACAATTGCGTGTACCTAATTGAAGTAAATCCTCGATCAAGTCGTACTGTCCCTTTTCTCAGCAAGGTAACAAAAACTCCTATGGTTCAGATTGCCACCGAAGCTGCTATGGGCAAAACTTTATGGGAGCAAGGTGTTAGGTGTGATTTCATGCCAAGATCTGATATGTATGCAGTTAAAGTACCGGTGTTTTCTTTTTCAAAACTTATTGAGGTAGAAACATCCCTAGGACCGGAGATGAAATCTACAGGGGAGACTATAGGTTTGGATGAATCTTATCCTAAAGCTCTTTATAAGGGACTAGTTTCCTCTGGTTTAGCTATTCCTGCCGACGGCAACATCCTGGTAACTATTGCCGATAAAGATAAAGACGAGGCTATTCCTGTAATTAGGGAATTATGGGAACTTGGTTATTCTATCTTTGCAACTGAAGGGACAGCTAATGCTTTAAAGAGGGCAGGCGTTTTAGTCACCCAGGTATCGAAAATTAATGAAAAATCCCCTAATCTTTTAGACTTGATACAGCAGGAGAAAATCCATTTAGTTATAAATACACCAGCTAAAGGTAAGCAGCCTAAAAGAGATGGTTTTAGAATACGTAGAGCTGCTGTGGAGTCTGGAGTTCATTGTGTAACTTCTATGGATACGGCAAGAGCAGTGCTGGAGGTACTAAAAACCATTTCCTATAAATTAACAAATCTATAA
- a CDS encoding ArsR/SmtB family transcription factor — protein sequence MVEVFKALGDETRLRMAMLFSQEKLCVCEIEEILEISQSNASRHLNRLKTVGIISSERKAQWVYYYISNDFLSKYNSLWQEVCKQLNEGIYAEDKKRLEEVKKSTDC from the coding sequence ATGGTAGAGGTTTTTAAAGCTTTAGGAGATGAAACTAGGCTTAGAATGGCTATGCTTTTTAGCCAAGAAAAGCTTTGTGTATGTGAAATAGAAGAGATACTTGAAATAAGCCAGTCAAATGCATCCCGTCACTTAAACAGATTAAAAACCGTAGGAATAATTTCATCTGAGAGAAAAGCTCAGTGGGTCTATTACTACATTAGTAATGATTTTTTGAGCAAATACAATAGCCTTTGGCAAGAGGTATGTAAACAGCTAAACGAAGGTATATATGCAGAAGATAAAAAGCGCTTAGAAGAAGTTAAAAAATCCACCGATTGCTAG
- the arsB gene encoding ACR3 family arsenite efflux transporter, which produces MVNEKQTGGMGFFERNLTIWVAACIVIGVAIGYYLPQVPETLDKFTYYEISLPIAILIWMMIYPMMLKIDFTSIVQALKMPKGLTLTCTVNWLIKPFTMAFFAWLFFYVIFRNLIEPEIAEAYFAGAVILGAAPCTAMVFVWSHLTKGNPAYTLVQVSVNNIILLVAFAPIIVLLLGVSDLTVPYGTVFLSVFLFIVIPLIAGFISRNLIIKHKGEEYFENVFLKKFDGITMIGLLLTLILIFTFQGDVIINNPIHIVLIAIPLIIQTFFIFTIAYGWAKAWKLPHNVASPAAMIGASNFFELAVAVAISVFGLRSPAVTATVVGVLVEVPVMLALVKIANKTRHWFPAEIQEG; this is translated from the coding sequence ATGGTAAACGAAAAGCAAACAGGAGGCATGGGTTTTTTCGAAAGAAATCTAACTATATGGGTTGCAGCATGTATAGTTATTGGTGTTGCTATTGGATATTATTTACCACAAGTTCCTGAAACTTTAGATAAATTCACATACTATGAAATTTCACTGCCTATAGCCATACTAATTTGGATGATGATTTATCCGATGATGTTGAAGATTGACTTTACAAGCATTGTTCAGGCACTAAAAATGCCTAAAGGATTAACATTGACATGTACAGTTAACTGGCTTATAAAGCCTTTTACTATGGCTTTTTTCGCATGGTTGTTTTTTTATGTAATATTTAGAAACCTTATAGAACCAGAAATAGCTGAAGCTTATTTTGCAGGAGCAGTTATTTTAGGAGCAGCACCGTGTACTGCTATGGTATTTGTCTGGAGTCATCTAACTAAAGGAAATCCAGCATACACATTAGTTCAAGTTTCCGTCAACAATATTATTTTATTAGTGGCCTTTGCTCCGATTATAGTTCTACTTCTTGGAGTTTCAGATTTGACTGTACCATATGGAACAGTCTTTTTATCGGTATTCTTATTTATCGTCATTCCACTAATTGCAGGTTTTATATCCAGAAACTTAATCATTAAACATAAGGGTGAAGAGTACTTTGAGAATGTTTTTTTAAAGAAATTTGATGGTATAACTATGATAGGGTTGTTACTTACTCTAATTTTAATTTTCACCTTTCAAGGTGATGTAATTATAAACAACCCAATACACATTGTGTTAATTGCTATTCCGTTAATTATACAAACTTTTTTTATCTTTACCATTGCATATGGTTGGGCAAAAGCATGGAAGTTACCACACAATGTAGCTTCGCCAGCTGCAATGATTGGAGCTAGTAACTTCTTTGAACTAGCTGTAGCTGTAGCAATTTCTGTTTTTGGACTTCGGTCACCTGCGGTAACGGCTACTGTAGTTGGAGTTCTAGTGGAAGTTCCGGTCATGCTCGCCTTAGTTAAAATAGCTAACAAAACCCGTCATTGGTTCCCAGCTGAAATCCAAGAGGGATAA
- a CDS encoding arsenate reductase ArsC yields MKKSIGFICVGNSCRSQMAEGFAKKLGKNVFEVYSAGTEPAVEVNPNAVEVMKEVGVDIAGQKPKLLKDIPNKLDIIITMGCNVQCPFLPHDYKEDWGLEDPVGKPIEEFRKTRDTIEKKMQDLIRRVQQGEV; encoded by the coding sequence GTGAAAAAATCAATAGGTTTCATCTGTGTAGGTAATTCATGCAGAAGTCAAATGGCAGAAGGTTTTGCAAAAAAACTAGGTAAAAATGTCTTTGAAGTCTACAGTGCTGGCACAGAGCCAGCAGTAGAGGTAAACCCTAATGCAGTGGAAGTAATGAAAGAAGTAGGGGTTGACATAGCAGGTCAAAAACCAAAGCTTCTTAAAGATATACCAAACAAGCTAGACATAATCATCACCATGGGCTGCAACGTACAGTGCCCATTCTTGCCACATGATTACAAAGAAGATTGGGGCTTAGAAGACCCTGTAGGAAAGCCGATAGAAGAATTTAGAAAAACAAGAGACACCATAGAAAAGAAAATGCAAGACCTAATCCGCAGAGTACAGCAAGGAGAGGTTTAG